A section of the Epinephelus moara isolate mb chromosome 3, YSFRI_EMoa_1.0, whole genome shotgun sequence genome encodes:
- the zgc:153990 gene encoding nuclear apoptosis-inducing factor 1, with product MSSPIYYNQDSVTRFKKRKARFSFSEVHILLDEVRKHRMVVVGKFNRGVPTDMKKRTWAEITARVNEIGECQREVIEVIKKWSDLKCDTKRKVAAMRSGTVPNRGLNSRLSRDLNQTEKIVLQILEMDEEDQSTGDFGPLGDDDDVPEEEEEMEEEDIIGMQSSPNGGLDMVSMPPPTSYSMRDSSQPAFDVQYEVPSTEDAEAVYGDSDDDQRDDVLPSTQAAKSIEDHQGNNGIQKQGQPQTSSGPSTSTATLPTAGQPSQNMRDSMLRNASLSLQEQHATNILLETVSRSLELLSESVQQLAETQQEFVRESLQLQRETVQVLRDFTGGAIALMHDKLNGRPAL from the exons ATGTCATCACCAATATACTACAACCAAGACAGTGTTACTCGcttcaagaaaagaaaagctcgTTTCTCTTTCAGTGAAGTTCACATACTATTGGACGAAGTGAGGAAGCATCGTATGGTTGTTGTGG GCAAATTCAATCGTGGTGTGCCAACAGACATGAAGAAGCGCACATGGGCAGAGATTACTGCACGGGTCAATGAGATTGGGGAGTGCCAACGTGAGGTTATTGAAGTCATCAAGAAATGGTCCGATCTAAAGTGTGACACCAAGCGGAAAGTTGCTGCCATGCGTTCAGGGACAGTGCCTAACAGGGGCCTCAATTCTCGTCTCTCCAGAGACCTTAATCAGACTGAGAAAATAGTGCTCCAGATTCTGGAGATGGACGAGGAGGACCAGAGCACAGGTGACTTTGGCCCACTGGGAGATGACGACGATGtgccagaggaggaagaggaaatggAAGAGGAGGATATTATTGGAATGCAGAGTTCTCCAAATGGTGGGTTGGACATGGTGTCTATGCCCCCACCAACCTCCTACAGCATGA GGGACTCTTCACAACCTGCCTTTGATGTGCAGTATGAAGTACCTTCGACAGAAG ATGCTGAAGCTGTGTATGGAGACTCAGACGATGACCAAAGGGATGACGTGCTTCCTTCCACTCAGGCAGCAAAATCAATAGAGGATCACCAAGGAAACAATGGCATCCAGAAACAAGGACAGCCTCAGACATCCTCTGGACCGTCAACGTCAACAGCCACCCTTCCAACAGCAGGTCAGCCCTCGCAGAACATGAGAGACAGCATGCTACGTAACGCATCGCTGAGCCTTCAAGAACAGCACGCCACCAACATCCTGTTGGAGACGGTTTCACGCTCCCTAGAGCTTCTGTCTGAGTCAGTACAGCAGCTGGCAGAGACTCAGCAAGAGTTTGTGCGAGAGTCGCTGCAGCTCCAGAGGGAAACGGTGCAGGTACTCAGAGACTTCACAGGTGGAGCCATTGCGCTTATGCATGACAAACTGAATGGACGGCCAGCGTTATAG
- the dlb gene encoding delta-like protein B, which translates to MANVHLRYLFALALVHVVLSSGVFELKINSFHTAQRICRRHRDCHIFFRICLKHPEDVISAEPPCTFGTGHTNVIRADHTSISSSAPIRVPFHFKWPGTFSLIIEAWNAESPTEYTDNQNNLVSRLATRRRLAIGEDWSQDVHFGEQSELRYSYHVYCDEYYFGDGCADYCRPRDDTLGHYTCDEEGNRICLEGWKGNYCSEPICSADCSERHGYCEAPGGCTCRMGWQGPSCNECVRYPGCLHGTCSQPWQCNCQEGWGGLFCDQDLNYCTNHKPCANGATCTNTGQGSYTCTCRPGFGGTNCELETNECDSNPCKNGGSCNDLENDYSCTCPQGFYGKNCEIIAMTCADGPCFNGGTCVETMTGGYTCRCPPSYTGSNCEKKLDRCSNKPCLNGGECLDLGQSVLCRCQAGFTGANCQVNIDDCASTPCQNAGTCQDGVNDYTCSCTLGYTGKNCSVRSDACGARPCQNGGTCFTHFTGPVCQCPKGFMGPSCEFTLQPSFKPALRQASQPSSATLTVSCVLAVLVLVLVAGIIFLRRRRRLQGRKHLSDIAVYNDLETVNNLGGNEREAFLSPNGLFKISNGTARLSLSLCPDGRSGYRHNPVESSLARGERQDFMWREEAGLGSVAGPR; encoded by the exons ATGGCAAATGTACACCTGAGATACCTCTTTGCTTTGGCCTTAGTGCACGTC GTTTTGTCCTCTGGTGTGTTTGAGCTGAAAATAAACTCATTCCACACGGCGCAACGCATCTGCAGAAGACACAGGGACTGTCATATATTTTTCAGAATTTGCCTTAAACACCCGGAGGATGTGATCTCCGCTGAGCCGCCGTGCACCTTCGGCACCGGACACACCAACGTCATCAGGGCCGATCACACCTCCATTTCCAGCAGCGCTCCCATCAGGGTGCCCTTCCACTTCAAGTGGCCG GGAACATTCTCGTTGATCATTGAAGCCTGGAATGCTGAATCTCCGACTGAGTACACGG ACAACCAAAACAACCTTGTGAGCCGTCTGGCGACCAGGAGGAGACTTGCCATCGGTGAGGACTGGTCCCAGGACGTGCACTTTGGCGAACAAAGCGAGCTGCGCTACTCCTACCACGTCTACTGCGACGAGTACTACTTTGGAGACGGCTGTGCTGACTATTGCAGGCCGAGAGACGACACGCTGGGCCACTACACCTGCGACGAAGAGGGCAACCGCATCTGCCTGGAGGGCTGGAAGGGAAACTACTGCTCCGAGC CCATCTGCTCGGCGGACTGCAGTGAGAGGCATGGCTACTGCGAGGCCCCAGGGGGCTGTACATGTCGCATGGGCTGGCAGGGCCCCTCCTGTAATGAATGCGTACGCTACCCAGGCTGCCTCCATGGGACTTGCAGCCAGCCGTGGCAGTGTAACTGTCAGGAGGGCTGGGGGGGCCTCTTCTGTGATCAGGACCTCAATTACTGCACCAACCACAAGCCCTGTGCCAACGGTGCAACCTGCACCAACACTGGCCAGGGCAGCTACACCTGCACCTGCCGGCCCGGCTTTGGAGGCACCAACTGTGAGCTGGAAACCAACGAGTGTGACAGCAACCCATGCAAAAATGGAGGCAGCTGCAAT GACCTGGAGAACGACTATTCATGCACCTGTCCACAGGGATTCTACGGTAAGAACTGCGAGATCATTGCCATGACCTGTGCAGATGGTCCCTGCTTCAACGGAGGCACCTGTGTAGAGACGATGACTGGAGGCTACACCTGCCGTTGCCCTCCCAGCTACACTGGCTCCAACTGTGAGAAGAAGCTGGACCGCTGCAGCAACAAGCCCTGTCTGAACG GTGGTGAGTGTCTGGACCTTGGCCAGAGCGTCTTGTGCCGCTGTCAGGCAGGCTTCACTGGTGCCAATTGCCAGGTCAACATTGACGATTGTGCCTCAACCCCCTGCCAGAATGCTGGAACCTGCCAAGATGGTGTGAATGACTACACCTGTTCCTGCACCCTGGGGTACACCGGCAAGAACTGTAGCGTGCGCTCAGATGCCTGTGGTGCCCGCCCATGCCAGAACGGTGGCACTTGCTTCACCCACTTCACCGGTCCAGTATGCCAGTGCCCCAAGGGCTTTATGGGTCCAAGCTGTGAGTTCACGCTCCAGCCCAGTTTCAAGCCTGCTTTGCGTCAAGCCTCCCAGCCCTCCTCTGCCACCCTCACTGTCTCCTGTGTTCTGGCTGTCCTGGTGCTGGTTCTGGTGGCAGGTATTATCTTCttaaggaggaggagaagactgCAGGGAAGGAAGCACCTAAGCGACATTGCAGTCTACAATGACTTGGAGACAGTCAACAACCTGGGAGGAAATGAAAGAGAAGCATTCCTCAGTCCTAATGGCCTGTTCAAGATAAGCAATGGCACGGCTCGCCTCAGCCTCTCCCTCTGCCCAGACGGAAGATCTGGGTACAGGCACAATCCTGTGGAGAGCAGCCTGGCCAGAGGCGAGCGGCAGGACTTTATGTGGAGGGAGGAGGCCGGCCTGGGCTCTGTGGCAGGGCCAAGATGA